From the genome of Drosophila melanogaster chromosome 2L, one region includes:
- the Mad gene encoding mothers against dpp, isoform B, producing MYYPPADSYTGYRVTPPQINGGTTTTTTISSGSSNNNNIHHINNNNNHICSSGSSNNLNLTTAISGSSNRMDTDDVESNTSSAMSTLGSLFSFTSPAVKKLLGWKQGDEEEKWAEKAVDSLVKKLKKRKGAIEELERALSCPGQPSKCVTIPRSLDGRLQVSHRKGLPHVIYCRVWRWPDLQSHHELKPLELCQYPFSAKQKEVCINPYHYKRVESPVLPPVLVPRHSEFAPGHSMLQFNHVAEPSMPHNVSYSNSGFNSHSLSTSNTSVGSPSSVNSNPNSPYDSLAGTPPPAYSPSEDGNSNNPNDGGQLLDAQMGDVAQVSYSEPAFWASIAYYELNCRVGEVFHCNNNSVIVDGFTNPSNNSDRCCLGQLSNVNRNSTIENTRRHIGKGVHLYYVTGEVYAECLSDSAIFVQSRNCNYHHGFHPSTVCKIPPGCSLKIFNNQEFAQLLSQSVNNGFEAVYELTKMCTIRMSFVKGWGAEYHRQDVTSTPCWIEIHLHGPLQWLDKVLTQMGSPHNAISSVS from the exons ATGT ACTATCCGCCCGCTGATAGTTATACCGGTTATCGGGTGACTCCACCCCAAATCAACGgcggcaccaccaccaccaccaccatcagcagcggcagcagcaacaacaacaacatccaccacatcaacaataacaataaccacatctgcagcagtggcagcagcaacaacctcAATTTGACGACAGCaatcagcggcagcagcaacagaatgGACACCGACGATGTGGAATCGAACACAAGCAGCGCGATGTCCACACTGGGCTCGCTATTCTCCTTCACATCGCCGGCGGTGAAGAAGCTGCTGGGCTGGAAACAGGGTGACGAAGAGGAGAAGTGGGCGGAGAAGGCCGTCGACAGTCTGGTGAAGAAGTTGAAGAAGCGCAAGGGCGCCATCGAGGAGCTGGAGCGTGCGCTCTCCTGTCCCGGTCAGCCCTCGAAGTGTGTCACCATTCCACGCTCGCTGGACGGACGATTACAG GTCTCCCATCGCAAGGGTCTGCCGCATGTGATCTACTGCCGCGTGTGGCGCTGGCCAGATCTGCAGTCGCACCACGAACTGAAGCCACTCGAGCTGTGCCAGTATCCGTTCAGCGCCAAGCAGAAGGAGGTGTGCATCAATCCGTATCACTATAAGCGCGTGGAGAGTCCGGTGCTCCCGCCAGTACTCGTTCCTCGCCACTCGGAATTCGCGCCCGGTCACTCGATGCTGCAGTTCAACCATGTGGCCGAGCCCAGTATGCCGCACAATGTGAGCTACTCGAACAGTGGATTCAACTCGCACAGCTTGAGCACCAGCAACACATCGGTGGGCAGTCCGAGTTCCGTCAACTCCAATCCCAATTCGCCGTACGACAGCTTGGCGGGAACACCGCCACCCGCCTACAGTCCCTCGGAGGATGGCAACTCCAACAATCCGAACGACGGTGGCCAGCTGCTGGATGCTCAGATGGGCGATGTTGCCCAGGTTAGCTATTCGGAGCCCGCCTTCTGGGCGTCGATAGCCTACTACGAGCTAAATTGCCGCGTGGGCGAGGTGTTCcactgcaacaacaactccGTGATCGTTGACGGTTTCACGAATCCTTCCAACAACTCGGACCGCTGCTGTCTCGGCCAGCTGAGCAACGTGAACAGGAATAGCACCATCGAGAACACACGCCGTCATATAG GCAAGGGTGTTCATTTATACTATGTGACCGGCGAGGTCTACGCCGAATGCCTATCCGACTCCGCCATTTTCGTGCAGTCGCGCAACTGCAACTACCACCACGGATTCCATCCGAGCACCGTGTGCAAAATACCGCCGGGCTGCTCGCTGAAGATCTTCAACAATCAGGAATTTGCTCAGCTGCTGTCGCAGTCGGTGAACAATGGATTCGAGGCCGTCTACGAGCTGACAAAGATGTGCACGATCCGGATGTCGTTCGTGAAGGGCTGGGGTGCGGAGTATCATCGCCAGGATGTGACCTCGACGCCCTGTTGGATTGAAATCCATCTGCACGGGCCGCTCCAGTGGCTGGACAAGGTGCTCACCCAAATGGGCTCTCCGCATAATGCAATTAGTTCGGTATCCTAA
- the ND-B14.5B gene encoding NADH dehydrogenase (ubiquinone) B14.5 B subunit, isoform A, translating into MSAVNDPLELLTNKGTHEPSFLSPIWNPIACGVAGVGAAIFINWGFRKPVFSGIQKHIAFGAIGVGAGAYFDQKRNEYLAKRDAVLRHYIELHPDDFPVKERKTYGQVLESWVPVR; encoded by the exons ATGAGTGCCGTGAACGATCCGCTGGAACTTTTGACGAACAAGGGCACCCACGAGCCTTCTTTCCTCTCGCCGATATGGAATCCGATTGCCTGCGGTGTGGCCGGCGTGGGCGCGGCCATTTTCATCAACTGGGGCTTCCGTAAGCCCGTGTTTTCCG GCATCCAGAAGCACATCGCCTTCGGAGCTATCGGCGTCGGCGCAGGAGCTTATTTCGATCAGAAGAGGAACGAGTACCTGGCCAAAAGGGACGCCGTCCTCCGGCACTACATCGAACTGCATCCCGACGATTTCCCGGTGAAGG AACGCAAGACCTATGGCCAAGTGCTGGAGAGTTGGGTGCCAGTGCGCTAA
- the Mad gene encoding mothers against dpp, isoform A — translation MDTDDVESNTSSAMSTLGSLFSFTSPAVKKLLGWKQGDEEEKWAEKAVDSLVKKLKKRKGAIEELERALSCPGQPSKCVTIPRSLDGRLQVSHRKGLPHVIYCRVWRWPDLQSHHELKPLELCQYPFSAKQKEVCINPYHYKRVESPVLPPVLVPRHSEFAPGHSMLQFNHVAEPSMPHNVSYSNSGFNSHSLSTSNTSVGSPSSVNSNPNSPYDSLAGTPPPAYSPSEDGNSNNPNDGGQLLDAQMGDVAQVSYSEPAFWASIAYYELNCRVGEVFHCNNNSVIVDGFTNPSNNSDRCCLGQLSNVNRNSTIENTRRHIGKGVHLYYVTGEVYAECLSDSAIFVQSRNCNYHHGFHPSTVCKIPPGCSLKIFNNQEFAQLLSQSVNNGFEAVYELTKMCTIRMSFVKGWGAEYHRQDVTSTPCWIEIHLHGPLQWLDKVLTQMGSPHNAISSVS, via the exons atgGACACCGACGATGTGGAATCGAACACAAGCAGCGCGATGTCCACACTGGGCTCGCTATTCTCCTTCACATCGCCGGCGGTGAAGAAGCTGCTGGGCTGGAAACAGGGTGACGAAGAGGAGAAGTGGGCGGAGAAGGCCGTCGACAGTCTGGTGAAGAAGTTGAAGAAGCGCAAGGGCGCCATCGAGGAGCTGGAGCGTGCGCTCTCCTGTCCCGGTCAGCCCTCGAAGTGTGTCACCATTCCACGCTCGCTGGACGGACGATTACAG GTCTCCCATCGCAAGGGTCTGCCGCATGTGATCTACTGCCGCGTGTGGCGCTGGCCAGATCTGCAGTCGCACCACGAACTGAAGCCACTCGAGCTGTGCCAGTATCCGTTCAGCGCCAAGCAGAAGGAGGTGTGCATCAATCCGTATCACTATAAGCGCGTGGAGAGTCCGGTGCTCCCGCCAGTACTCGTTCCTCGCCACTCGGAATTCGCGCCCGGTCACTCGATGCTGCAGTTCAACCATGTGGCCGAGCCCAGTATGCCGCACAATGTGAGCTACTCGAACAGTGGATTCAACTCGCACAGCTTGAGCACCAGCAACACATCGGTGGGCAGTCCGAGTTCCGTCAACTCCAATCCCAATTCGCCGTACGACAGCTTGGCGGGAACACCGCCACCCGCCTACAGTCCCTCGGAGGATGGCAACTCCAACAATCCGAACGACGGTGGCCAGCTGCTGGATGCTCAGATGGGCGATGTTGCCCAGGTTAGCTATTCGGAGCCCGCCTTCTGGGCGTCGATAGCCTACTACGAGCTAAATTGCCGCGTGGGCGAGGTGTTCcactgcaacaacaactccGTGATCGTTGACGGTTTCACGAATCCTTCCAACAACTCGGACCGCTGCTGTCTCGGCCAGCTGAGCAACGTGAACAGGAATAGCACCATCGAGAACACACGCCGTCATATAG GCAAGGGTGTTCATTTATACTATGTGACCGGCGAGGTCTACGCCGAATGCCTATCCGACTCCGCCATTTTCGTGCAGTCGCGCAACTGCAACTACCACCACGGATTCCATCCGAGCACCGTGTGCAAAATACCGCCGGGCTGCTCGCTGAAGATCTTCAACAATCAGGAATTTGCTCAGCTGCTGTCGCAGTCGGTGAACAATGGATTCGAGGCCGTCTACGAGCTGACAAAGATGTGCACGATCCGGATGTCGTTCGTGAAGGGCTGGGGTGCGGAGTATCATCGCCAGGATGTGACCTCGACGCCCTGTTGGATTGAAATCCATCTGCACGGGCCGCTCCAGTGGCTGGACAAGGTGCTCACCCAAATGGGCTCTCCGCATAATGCAATTAGTTCGGTATCCTAA
- the gkt gene encoding glaikit, whose protein sequence is MKECPYGEKCYRKNPIHFGEFSHAHLDAIYAKGNESGDYEIPANYSSEMIHTQLKLLEKLFPKQATNKEQEAHSSSSKPAVTAPVASGSSSSGSLDTNPSGSSASGPAASQDTSNLAKKQKLNAKNIRDYIPVVIEKGGMAKKLERAAPYNMFLTAITDSKPTHSEPLSITLQEILDESLGEIESTVQINFMVDIGWLLGHYYFAGILDKPLLLLYGDESPELLSIGKFKQQVTAIRVKMPTPFATSHTKMMFLGYSDGSMRVVISTANLYEDDWHNRTQGLWISPKLPALPVDADTGAGESLTGFKQDLMLYLVEYKISQLQPWIARIRNSDFSAINVFFLGSVPGGHREGSVRGHPWGHARLASLLAKHAAPIDDRIPVVCQSSSIGSLGANVQAWIQQDFVNSLKKDSTPVGKLRQMPPFKMIYPSYGNVAGSHDGMLGGGCLPYGKNTNDKQPWLKDYLQQWKSSDRFRSRAMPHIKSYTRFNLEDQSVYWFVLTSANLSKAAWGCFNKNSNIQPCLRIANYEAGVLFLPRFVTGEDTFPLGNNRDGVPAFPLPYDVPLTPYAPDDKPFLMDYLQG, encoded by the exons ATGAAGGAGTGTCCTTATGGCGAAAAGTGCTACAGGAAGAATCCCATTCATTTTGGCGAGTTCTCCCATGCCCACC TTGATGCCATTTATGCGAAGGGAAATGAATCGGGGGACTATGAGATACCAGCCAATTACTCCAGCGAGATGATTCACACCCAGTTGAAGCTGCTGGAGAAACTGTTTCCCAAGCAGGCAACCAACAAGGAACAGGAAGCACATTCCTCTAGCTCAAAACCAGCCGTAACTGCTCCGGTTGCCAGTGGATCCTCGAGTTCTGGGTCCCTAGATACCAATCCCAGTGGATCGTCAGCCTCCGGGCCAGCTGCTTCCCAAGACACCTCAAATCTGGCCAAAAAACAGAAGCTAAATGCCAAGAACATCAGAGATTATATTCCTGTGGTAATCGAAAAGGGAGGAATGGCCAAAAAGCTGGAGCGGGCAGCTCCCTATAACATGTTCCTCACCGCGATCACGGACTCCAAGCCCACCCACTCGGAGCCATTGAGCATAACGCTGCAGGAAATCCTGGACGAAAGTCTCGGCGAGATTGAGAGCACCGTCCAAATTAACTTTATGGTGGACATTGGCTGGCTCCTGGGACACTACTACTTTGCCGGGATACT GGACAAGCCACTTTTGCTGCTCTACGGCGACGAATCGCCGGAGCTGCTTAGCATTGGGAAGTTCAAGCAGCAGGTCACGGCCATTCGTGTCAAGATGCCCACGCCGTTTGCCACCTCGCACACCAAGATGATGTTCCTCGGCTACAGCGATGGCTCCATGCGGGTGGTCATATCCACGGCGAATCTGTACGAGGACGACTGGCACAATCGCACGCAGGGCCTGTGGATCAGTCCCAAGCTGCCTGCTCTGCCGGTCGATGCGGATACGGGCGCTGGCGAAAGTCTGACGGGCTTCAAACAGGATCTGATGCTGTACTTGGTGGAGTACAAGATAAGCCAGCTGCAGCCTTGGATAGCAAGGATTCGGAACAGTGATTTCAGTGCCATCAA CGTTTTCTTCTTGGGCTCTGTGCCCGGAGGTCATCGCGAGGGCAGCGTGCGTGGTCATCCATGGGGCCACGCCCGCTTGGCCTCCTTGCTCGCCAAACACGCGGCGCCCATCGACGATCGCATACCGGTCGTCTGCCAGAGCTCGAGCATCGGCAGCCTGGGAGCCAACGTGCAGGCCTGGATTCAGCAGGATTTCGTCAATAGCCTGAAGAAGGATTCCACGCCTGTGGGCAAGCTGCGCCAGATGCCGCCCTTCAAGATGATCTATCCCAGCTACGGCAACGTCGCGGGCAGTCATGATGGAATGCTGGGCGGCGGGTGTTTGCCCTACGGCAAGAACACCAACGATAAGCAGCCATGGCTCAAGGACTATCTGCAGCAATGGAAGTCCAGCGATCGCTTTCGCTCGCGGGCAATGCCGCACATCAAGAGCTATACGCGCTTCAATCTGGAGGATCAGTCGGTGTACTGGTTCGTTTTAACCTCGGCGAATCTCTCGAAGGCAGCCTGGGGCTGCTTTAACAAAAACTCGAATATCCAACCCTGCCTGAGGATCGCCAACTATGAGGCTGGCGTCCTATTCCTGCCCAGATTTGTG ACTGGCGAGGACACCTTTCCTTTGGGTAACAATCGTGATGGAGTGCCAGCGTTTCCGCTACCATACGACGTTCCATTGACGCCCTATGCTCCAGATGATAAGCCCTTCCTGATGGATTACCTacaaggttga